CGGGGCAGAACTGCAGCAGCACTGGGTGCGTCGTGGATCTGAACGGGTCGTGTCCGTCGGAGCTGAGGGTGACGGGGGCCGACGGGGGGAAGCAGTCGATGGGATGCAAGAGCGCGTGCGAGGCGTTTCGGACGCCGGAGTATTGCTGCAGCGGCGAGTTCGGGACGCCTGATAAGTGTAAGCCGTCGGAGTACTCGCTGGTGTTTAAGAACGCTTGTCCACGTGCGTACAGCTACGCTTACGATGATCAGAGCAGTACCTTCACATGCGCCAAGTCCCCTAACTACGTCATCACCTTCTGCCCTGCTCCAAACACGAGGTAAAATTCCATTTATACCCTTACTGTTTCACTACTCATGTAAAGATTAAGGTTAGGTGCGGGAAGTAATTTTGTCAAAATAGAACAGACTTCAAATTTACTACATTGGCATTTAATGAATGTACCTTGCCGTCGAAGTCATTTTAGTTTTGTTAGATTGTTTTCTTGTCATTTATTGTCActggattttttctttttttgctttctactgcaaaaagaaaagagatgggTGCTCATTACGATTTTATTTCAATATgttttttccaaaattattttaatttaccaTCGGACATGGGCATCGGGCGCAGAGATAGATTTATTGGGATGTGGATACTTAACGGCCCATcaataattttaatgtttacCCAATATCAACGCGACGCGTGGTCAAGCATTTACCTAACGtctaagttttgtttttgtccgTGGCAGTCAAAAATCATCTCAAGATCAGAGCCCAGACACAAAACCGACGACACCACCAGGAACGTCTACAACTCCTGCTGGGGGAAGTACGACGTGGACGCCGGAAGATACGTCGATGATATACGAAGGAGCTCTAGATCAGAGCAAATCATCACCCTCGTCGTGTCATCTCTCGTTATATGGAATCATTGTCACACTTGCGCTGGCCTTTTGTCGGATGTGGTGGCTCTTTTGACCTAACTTTTCTTACTTTGGTCTCCCGCGGTAAACACTGAATCAGGACAATGTGGGCCCTCACAAAAGCCTTATCTCTTCCTAGCCCATGTGACTTTTTTCCAAGAACGAGTCGGATGAGTCTGAGTTATAAGAGGTTGCAGTGGAAAGCTTTACTCAAATTACAGAACTAACGTTCATGAGAggattcttgtttttttggTGGGGAACATGTGGGCAAAGAAAGTGGGCTGCTTGTGGACTTCAAAAAAGACGGGAATCATATTTGTTTAATctttaatgaaattatttttaggATTATAATATAATGTACACTATATAAAgtaatctataaattttaagttaatttattGGAGAAATGGGGGaatatttcatttgtttgttATCTAGTGATTTGCGTCGGCCATTAGAGACATTGAGATGAATAATTACTCTTATTATATACATGTGTTTTGTTCTTGTCTCAAAAGTTATAAACTGACTTACTAAACGCATGATAGACATAAGAAATTCATAGATTCTCTGTTAGTAATGgaaaaaatgtaaatcataaGTGATGTGGTAACCACTAGCTGAGAGAAAGATTAAATTGATAATATGGATTAAGGGTgagttgatgatgatgaggccTTTGGTAGTGGGGGGTGGGAAACTTATAAATATAACCAAGTGTCCATTTCACTGCCAATGATTTGACAAAAAATCCATATGAGTAAAGCCATCATGGAAGATATACTACACATGCTTAATTCATCCCTCTctaatgaataaagaaaaaaaataacaagaCGGGTCCAGACTAAAGCCCATTTTTAATTGACAGAGGCCCATTATAGTGAT
The sequence above is drawn from the Raphanus sativus cultivar WK10039 chromosome 7, ASM80110v3, whole genome shotgun sequence genome and encodes:
- the LOC108834650 gene encoding thaumatin-like protein 1b; protein product: MALPLPLIFLMFWLSARVESTSFIMENKCEYTVWPGLLSNAGVPPLPTTGFVLQKGEERTITAPASWGGRFWGRTLCSTDAAGRFSCATGDCGSGTLECSGSGAAPPATLAEFTLDGSGGLDFYDVSLVDGYNVPMLVVPQGGSGQNCSSTGCVVDLNGSCPSELRVTGADGGKQSMGCKSACEAFRTPEYCCSGEFGTPDKCKPSEYSLVFKNACPRAYSYAYDDQSSTFTCAKSPNYVITFCPAPNTSQKSSQDQSPDTKPTTPPGTSTTPAGGSTTWTPEDTSMIYEGALDQSKSSPSSCHLSLYGIIVTLALAFCRMWWLF